A window from Dioscorea cayenensis subsp. rotundata cultivar TDr96_F1 chromosome 10, TDr96_F1_v2_PseudoChromosome.rev07_lg8_w22 25.fasta, whole genome shotgun sequence encodes these proteins:
- the LOC120270504 gene encoding probable protein phosphatase 2C 33 has translation MGSCLSADGGRAGPSPVTTPTGKRQRKGSRKRAGSRNSSFDAKLEQLHRLPGRMYSNGSSGIASLFTQQGRKGTNQDAMIVWENFGSRSDTVFCGVFDGHGPYGHIVARNVRDFLPLKLSAHWEVHMGNEEYRDSSMSNAGSMNSDEIASVILEEELTGSVDLEEKERHPEIFTTLKASFLKAFKIMDKELKLHSNIDCFCSGTTAVTLVKQGQDLVIGNVGDSRAVLGTRDHNDCLLAVQLTVDLKPNLPREAERIKRCKGRVFALRDEPEVARVWLPHNDSPGLAMARAFGDFCLKDFGLISVPEISYRRLTERDEFIVLATDGIWDVLSNKEVVNIVASAPTRSIAAHSLVESAVRAWRFKYPTSKIDDCAVVCLFLDSDTSISASNCKTSELGDDLLDMTEVINDKEAMVGAAGLDRSSTVRDNPEIQAESRVTNLQLRRQARHENPNALEGDEWSALEGVSRANSLLTLPRVVAGGKQSPQGKIKQMSPSDAC, from the exons ATGGGGTCCTGCTTGTCAGCCGACGGTGGAAGGGCTGGCCCTTCGCCGGTGACTACCCCAACGGGGAAGCGGCAGCGAAAGGGGTCGCGGAAGCGGGCTGGGTCGCGGAACTCGTCTTTTGATGCTAAGCTGGAGCAGCTGCATCGGCTTCCTGGAAGGATGTATTCTAATGGCTCTAGTGGGATCGCGTCCTTGTTTACTCAGCAAGGCAGGAAGGGGACTAATCAGGACGCCATGATTGTTTGGGAG aattttgGTTCAAGGAGTGACACTGTATTCTGTGGAGTTTTTGATGGCCATGGACCATATGGCCATATCGTTGCAAGAAATGTTAGAGATTTTCTCCCTCTTAAACTGAGTGCTCATTGGGAAGTGCATATGGGCAATGAAGAATACAGAGACAGCAGTATGAGTAACGCTGGAAGCATGAATTCAGATGAAATTGCATCAGTAATTCTGGAAGAGGAGCTCACTGGTTCTGTTGATcttgaagaaaaagagaggCATCCGGAGATTTTTACGACATTGAAAGCGTCCTTTCTGAAGGCTTTTAAGATTATGGATAAAGAATTAAAACTTCACTCAAATATTGATTGCTTTTGCAGTGGGACAACAGCAGTCACATTGGTTAAGCAG GGTCAGGATCTTGTGATCGGGAATGTTGGGGATTCAAGGGCTGTCCTAGGTACTAGGGATCACAATGATTGCCTGCTTGCTGTTCAGTTGACTGTGGATCTTAAGCCAAACCTTCCAA GGGAAGCAGAAAGAATCAAAAGGTGCAAGGGGCGAGTGTTTGCTCTTCGGGATGAACCCGAAGTGGCTCGAGTCTGGCTGCCACACAATGACTCCCCAGGCTTGGCAATGGCGCGGGCATTTGGAGATTTTTGTCTTAAGGATTTCGGTTTGATCTCCGTCCCTGAGATCTCATATCGACGCCTTACTGAAAGAGATGAATTTATCGTGTTAGCAACTGATGGG ATATGGGATGTGCTATCCAACAAAGAGGTGGTAAACATTGTCGCCTCTGCCCCTACACGCTCGATTGCTGCTCATTCATTGGTTGAATCAGCAGTCAGAGCCTGGCGGTTCAAGTACCCAACATCCAAAATTGATGATTGTGCTGTTGTATGTCTCTTCCTGGATTCAGATACATCAATTAGTGCTTCTAATTGTAAAACTTCAGAACTAGGTGATGATCTGTTGGACATGACAGAAGTTATCAATGACAAAGAAGCGATGGTTGGTGCAGCTGGACTGGATCGGTCCAGTACTGTCCGGGACAACCCTGAGATACAGGCTGAGAGCCGGGTGACCAATTTGCAATTGAGGCGTCAAGCACGGCATGAAAACCCAAATGCACTAGAGGGAGACGAATGGTCTGCCTTGGAGGGTGTCTCTAGAGCGAATAGCCTGCTAACACTCCCAAGGGTTGTTGCAGGTGGGAAGCAGTCCCCACAAGGCAAGATCAAACAAATGAGCCCAAGTGATGCATGTTAA